In Brevundimonas sp. SGAir0440, one DNA window encodes the following:
- a CDS encoding TonB-dependent siderophore receptor translates to MSLLLSCAGACLLVAANAPAPVAVAAVEPETVGEIVVLGRRSAPRDLTLGAGAITEAMSPSSRSIENDLIKAVGATRLADALELVSGVSQQNNRGGVMDNFAIRGFLGTPDGGAEYYVDGFLANRGMAPPRDPATSERIEVLKGPSGALFGDIDPAGRINIVSKTPRFAPAAAFTATVGSFGLRRGELDLTGPINDALAGRLVVAGETSDGWRDYVGLDRTVVAPSLTWRPTDDLRLTYVGEFTTFTTLFDRGMPAIKGDALFLPPSNYYGEPGDGVTRFRNERHQITGEYRINDDWSLNGGVAWRGGSLKGLSSDHSRLVGDQLWRQRRGRDFSVEDLSARLELNGLLQTGLGVHNLGFGVKAYQLTYGEKWLRINPTAANPYPINVFNPVYGAVTPPTPLPFTDNLETRDVVTLYAQDLWEVNDRLSLLAGLRFDDYDQTIRNNRTGAVGEASDTPLKYRLAARYRLTDNLTAHASYGQSFVLNSGTGRDGSGFAPEDGKGYEIGLAGTWDGLDLAATVFDIEKSNILTTDPVDPNFLAPVGKLTTRGIELDGALKIDDAWQVVANYGWTDAKADDRAFATDAVLNVPEHSGSLFVIGRFPTTHGTTWSFMTGAAYVGDRAGGLALGAPELPAYWKAKAALDYGLTPRVTARIEVDNLFDERYAASSYSALWIYPGAPRSVRASLRIAL, encoded by the coding sequence TTGTCCCTCCTTCTGAGCTGCGCCGGCGCGTGCCTGCTGGTCGCCGCCAACGCCCCCGCCCCCGTCGCTGTCGCGGCGGTCGAGCCTGAAACGGTGGGGGAGATCGTCGTTCTGGGCCGCCGCTCGGCGCCGCGTGACTTGACCCTGGGCGCAGGAGCGATCACCGAGGCCATGTCGCCGTCCAGCCGCTCCATCGAGAATGATCTGATCAAGGCCGTGGGCGCGACGCGTCTCGCCGATGCGCTGGAACTGGTCAGCGGCGTCAGCCAGCAGAACAATCGCGGCGGCGTCATGGACAATTTCGCCATTCGCGGCTTCCTGGGCACGCCCGACGGCGGGGCGGAATATTATGTCGACGGCTTTCTGGCCAATCGCGGCATGGCCCCGCCTCGTGACCCGGCCACATCCGAGCGGATCGAAGTGCTGAAGGGGCCGTCCGGCGCCCTGTTCGGCGACATCGACCCGGCCGGACGCATCAATATCGTCTCCAAGACCCCGCGCTTTGCGCCCGCCGCCGCTTTCACCGCCACTGTGGGATCATTCGGCCTGCGTCGCGGCGAACTGGACCTGACCGGCCCGATCAATGACGCCCTGGCCGGGCGGCTTGTGGTGGCGGGCGAGACGTCTGACGGCTGGCGCGACTATGTCGGCCTGGACCGCACCGTCGTGGCGCCGTCCCTGACCTGGCGCCCCACCGATGATCTGCGCCTGACCTATGTGGGCGAGTTCACCACCTTCACGACCCTGTTCGATCGGGGGATGCCGGCGATCAAAGGCGACGCCCTGTTCCTGCCGCCCTCGAACTACTACGGCGAGCCCGGGGACGGCGTGACCCGCTTCCGCAACGAACGGCACCAGATCACCGGCGAATACCGGATCAATGACGACTGGAGCCTGAACGGCGGCGTCGCCTGGCGCGGCGGCTCGCTAAAGGGTCTTTCGAGCGACCATTCGCGCCTGGTCGGCGACCAGCTGTGGCGTCAGCGTCGCGGACGCGACTTCTCGGTCGAGGACCTGTCGGCCCGGCTGGAGCTGAACGGTTTGCTCCAGACGGGATTGGGCGTTCACAATCTCGGTTTCGGGGTGAAGGCCTATCAGCTGACCTATGGCGAGAAGTGGCTGCGCATCAATCCGACTGCGGCCAATCCCTATCCGATCAACGTCTTCAACCCCGTCTATGGCGCGGTCACGCCGCCGACACCCCTGCCCTTCACCGACAATCTGGAGACGCGCGATGTCGTCACCCTCTACGCCCAGGATCTGTGGGAGGTGAACGACCGCCTCAGCCTGCTGGCCGGGCTGCGGTTCGACGACTACGACCAGACCATCCGAAACAACCGCACCGGCGCCGTCGGTGAGGCCAGCGACACGCCCCTGAAGTACCGCCTCGCCGCCCGCTATCGCCTGACCGACAACCTGACCGCCCACGCCAGCTATGGTCAGTCGTTCGTGCTGAACTCGGGCACGGGGCGCGACGGCTCCGGTTTCGCACCCGAGGATGGCAAGGGCTATGAGATCGGCCTGGCCGGCACCTGGGACGGACTGGATCTCGCCGCCACCGTCTTCGACATCGAGAAGTCGAACATTCTGACGACCGACCCCGTCGATCCCAACTTCCTGGCCCCGGTCGGCAAGCTGACGACGCGCGGGATCGAGCTGGACGGCGCCTTGAAGATCGACGACGCCTGGCAGGTGGTCGCCAACTACGGCTGGACCGACGCCAAGGCGGACGACCGCGCCTTTGCAACCGACGCCGTGCTGAACGTGCCCGAACATTCCGGCTCGCTGTTCGTCATCGGTCGCTTCCCCACGACCCACGGCACGACCTGGTCGTTCATGACCGGCGCGGCCTATGTCGGCGACCGGGCCGGCGGCCTGGCGCTGGGCGCGCCCGAACTGCCCGCCTACTGGAAGGCCAAGGCGGCGCTGGACTATGGCCTGACGCCCCGGGTCACGGCCCGCATCGAGGTCGACAACCTGTTTGACGAGCGATACGCCGCCAGCTCCTACAGCGCCCTGTGGATCTACCCCGGCGCCCCGCGCAGCGTGCGCGCCTCTCTCAGGATCGCCCTGTGA
- a CDS encoding DUF1624 domain-containing protein produces MMSTAATLVPAFASSTSAPSRAVGRIRSIDALRGLVILLMLVDHAREFFFIHAQVSDPMNVETTSPALFFTRLSAHLCAPVFVALTGLGAWLYGNKQAGGGNGAGAASAFLLKRGLFLVVLELTVVNFAWTFAITPELIYLQVIWAIGLSMIALAALVHLPRPVLIAVGLVIVLGHNLLDPITVAAGQPGHAIWAVLHDRGFIDLAWGGQARTSYPLLPWIGVAALGYAIGPWFAGGQKTRLKRLVLTGLGALALFVVLRAINVYGDAPWGVQATPIQTVMSVLNLTKYPPSADFLLLTLGIGALILAGLERAPERLVGVLAVFGGAPLFFYLIHLYGLHLLNLAALMLFGANQGEGFGVPGVGWVWLLAALIAVPCWFACRWFGGVKRRSSQWWMKYL; encoded by the coding sequence ATGATGTCAACCGCTGCAACGCTTGTTCCCGCTTTCGCTTCTTCGACTTCCGCGCCAAGCCGTGCGGTCGGTCGGATCCGATCCATCGACGCCCTGCGCGGGCTGGTCATCCTGCTGATGCTGGTCGATCACGCGCGGGAGTTCTTCTTCATCCACGCCCAGGTCTCGGACCCGATGAATGTGGAGACGACCTCGCCGGCACTGTTCTTCACCCGGCTGTCGGCCCATCTGTGCGCGCCGGTGTTCGTGGCCCTGACGGGATTGGGGGCTTGGCTTTATGGAAACAAGCAGGCGGGCGGCGGGAACGGAGCCGGCGCGGCATCGGCCTTCCTGCTGAAACGCGGTCTGTTTCTGGTCGTGCTGGAGCTGACGGTGGTCAACTTCGCCTGGACCTTCGCGATCACGCCCGAGTTGATCTATCTGCAGGTGATCTGGGCCATCGGCCTGTCGATGATCGCGCTGGCGGCCCTGGTGCATCTGCCACGCCCGGTGCTGATCGCCGTGGGGCTGGTCATCGTGCTGGGGCACAATCTGCTGGACCCGATCACCGTCGCGGCAGGGCAGCCGGGACATGCGATCTGGGCCGTGCTGCATGATCGCGGATTTATAGACTTAGCTTGGGGCGGTCAGGCGAGAACCTCCTATCCGCTTCTGCCGTGGATCGGGGTGGCGGCGCTGGGCTACGCCATTGGGCCGTGGTTCGCAGGCGGGCAGAAGACGCGGCTGAAGCGTCTGGTGCTGACGGGGCTGGGCGCGCTCGCCCTGTTCGTCGTGCTGCGGGCAATCAATGTCTATGGGGATGCGCCGTGGGGCGTGCAGGCGACGCCGATCCAGACGGTGATGAGCGTGCTGAACCTGACGAAATATCCGCCGTCGGCCGACTTTCTGCTGCTGACGCTGGGGATAGGCGCGTTGATCCTGGCGGGGCTGGAAAGAGCGCCGGAGCGGTTGGTCGGCGTGCTGGCGGTCTTTGGCGGAGCGCCGCTGTTCTTCTATCTGATCCACCTCTATGGGCTGCATCTGCTGAACCTGGCGGCCCTGATGCTGTTCGGCGCCAATCAGGGGGAGGGCTTCGGCGTGCCCGGCGTCGGCTGGGTGTGGCTGCTGGCGGCCCTGATCGCCGTGCCTTGCTGGTTCGCCTGCCGGTGGTTCGGCGGGGTCAAGCGGCGCAGTTCGCAATGGTGGATGAAGTACCTCTGA
- a CDS encoding DUF3126 family protein → MRPPVKDTDLKRIEAHLKRTFNTGGIIVKARPKQNDSAEVYVGDEFIGIVFEDEDEEGSFMFEMAILAEDLPA, encoded by the coding sequence ATGAGGCCCCCCGTGAAAGACACCGACCTGAAGCGCATCGAGGCGCACCTCAAGCGCACCTTCAACACCGGCGGCATCATCGTGAAGGCCCGCCCCAAGCAGAATGACTCGGCCGAGGTCTATGTCGGCGACGAGTTCATCGGCATCGTCTTCGAGGATGAGGACGAGGAAGGCTCGTTCATGTTCGAAATGGCGATCCTGGCCGAAGACCTTCCGGCCTGA
- a CDS encoding DUF2164 domain-containing protein, protein MKPIEFSKEERAAITAKLRDYFARELDQELGQLPAEMLLDFIGTEIGGAFYNRGVHDAQQLVQQKAEDIVEALYGLERADPTR, encoded by the coding sequence ATGAAGCCGATCGAATTCTCCAAGGAAGAACGCGCGGCGATCACCGCCAAACTGCGCGACTACTTCGCCCGAGAACTGGATCAGGAACTCGGCCAGCTTCCGGCCGAGATGCTGCTGGACTTCATCGGCACGGAGATCGGCGGCGCCTTCTACAATCGCGGCGTCCACGACGCCCAGCAACTGGTCCAGCAGAAGGCCGAGGACATCGTCGAGGCGCTGTACGGCCTCGAACGCGCGGACCCCACGCGCTGA
- a CDS encoding ABC-F family ATP-binding cassette domain-containing protein produces MLQITDLTFNAWGRKFLVDASVSLPPGSKVGLVGRNGIGKSTLFKLILGELHAAGDEISLPKTARIGSVDQEHPATPVSVIDTILEADVERHTLLGRLETAEPEEMGEIWSRLIEIDADAAPARAAEILVGLGFDQENQTRPMSEFSGGWRMRVALAAALFAEPDMLLLDEPTNYLDLEGALWLEARLKKYPHTALIISHDREMLNEVCTHILHLANHTLTLYTGNYDAFEKARAEKARLQLSAKAKQDAERAHLQAFVDRFKAKASKAAQAQSRMKRLEKMQPVATTIEERVAPFTLPSPPRPLAPPLIRLERANVGYEPGKPILRNLNLRMDLDDRIGLLGVNGAGKSTFAKMIAGALDVSEGELHRDRKMRVGWFHQHQIEAMDPTDTPLEIIRRAMPDAPESARRSKLAQFGLGYEKQETTVDSLSGGERARLLLNMVAMDAPHVLILDEPTNHLDIDSRRALLDALNDYNGAVILITHDRSLMEMVADRLWLAADGTVKPFDGDMDDYAKFVLDRAKQAIAKPSQIKKEEAKANSGAPQAESANSSKGGGANDRGNKKRSGPSPSTLRHAVKKAEETMTRLTAEIARIDDDMATASVSNPKALEGLTRARAKTEADLAAAEAAWVAAEEALAEVA; encoded by the coding sequence ATGCTTCAGATCACCGACCTGACCTTCAACGCCTGGGGCCGCAAGTTTCTCGTGGACGCCTCCGTCAGCCTGCCGCCCGGCTCCAAGGTCGGTCTGGTCGGCCGCAACGGGATCGGCAAGTCGACCCTGTTCAAGCTGATCCTGGGCGAGCTTCACGCCGCCGGCGACGAGATCAGCCTGCCCAAGACTGCCCGCATCGGATCGGTCGATCAGGAGCATCCGGCGACCCCCGTCAGCGTCATCGACACCATCCTTGAGGCCGACGTCGAACGCCACACCCTGCTGGGCCGGCTCGAAACCGCGGAACCGGAAGAGATGGGCGAGATCTGGTCGCGCCTGATCGAGATCGACGCCGACGCCGCGCCTGCGCGCGCCGCCGAAATCCTGGTCGGCCTGGGCTTCGACCAGGAGAACCAAACCCGGCCGATGTCGGAGTTCTCGGGCGGCTGGCGGATGCGCGTCGCCCTGGCCGCCGCCCTGTTCGCCGAGCCGGACATGCTGCTGCTGGACGAACCGACCAACTACCTCGACCTGGAAGGCGCCCTGTGGCTGGAGGCGCGGCTGAAGAAATACCCGCACACCGCCCTGATCATCTCCCACGACCGCGAGATGCTGAACGAGGTCTGCACCCACATCCTGCACCTCGCGAACCACACCCTGACCCTCTACACCGGCAACTACGACGCCTTCGAAAAGGCGCGCGCCGAAAAGGCCCGGCTGCAGCTGTCGGCCAAGGCCAAGCAGGACGCCGAACGCGCCCACCTTCAGGCCTTCGTCGATCGCTTCAAGGCCAAGGCGTCCAAGGCCGCCCAGGCCCAGTCGCGCATGAAGCGGCTGGAGAAGATGCAGCCCGTCGCCACCACGATCGAGGAGCGCGTCGCCCCCTTCACCCTGCCCTCGCCGCCGCGCCCGCTGGCCCCGCCGTTGATCCGGCTGGAGCGTGCCAATGTCGGCTATGAGCCGGGCAAGCCGATCCTGCGCAATCTGAACCTGCGCATGGACCTGGACGACCGCATCGGCCTGCTGGGCGTCAACGGCGCGGGCAAGTCCACCTTCGCCAAGATGATCGCCGGCGCTCTGGACGTGTCCGAGGGCGAGCTTCACCGCGACAGGAAGATGCGCGTCGGCTGGTTCCACCAGCATCAGATCGAGGCCATGGACCCGACGGACACGCCGCTGGAAATCATCCGCCGCGCCATGCCGGACGCGCCCGAAAGCGCCCGCCGCTCCAAACTGGCCCAGTTCGGCCTGGGTTATGAGAAGCAGGAGACCACCGTCGACAGCCTGTCGGGCGGCGAACGCGCCCGCCTGCTGCTGAACATGGTGGCGATGGATGCGCCCCACGTCCTGATCCTGGACGAACCGACCAACCACCTGGACATCGACAGCCGTCGCGCCCTGCTGGACGCGCTGAACGACTACAACGGCGCCGTCATCCTGATCACCCACGACCGCTCGCTGATGGAGATGGTGGCGGATCGCCTGTGGCTGGCCGCCGACGGCACGGTCAAGCCGTTCGACGGCGATATGGACGACTACGCTAAGTTCGTCCTGGACCGCGCCAAACAGGCCATCGCCAAGCCCAGCCAGATCAAGAAGGAAGAGGCCAAGGCGAACTCAGGCGCCCCTCAAGCAGAGAGCGCCAATTCTTCAAAAGGCGGGGGCGCGAACGATAGGGGCAACAAGAAGCGATCCGGCCCTTCGCCCTCGACCCTGCGCCACGCGGTCAAGAAGGCCGAGGAGACCATGACCCGCCTGACGGCCGAGATCGCCCGCATCGACGACGACATGGCCACCGCCTCGGTCAGCAATCCCAAGGCCCTGGAAGGCCTGACCCGCGCCCGCGCCAAGACCGAGGCCGATCTGGCCGCCGCCGAAGCCGCCTGGGTCGCCGCCGAAGAAGCACTCGCCGAAGTCGCATGA
- the ndk gene encoding nucleoside-diphosphate kinase — protein sequence MTERTFSIIKPDATRRNLTGAINAVIEGAGLRIVAQRRVKLTTEQAKKFYEVHAERPFYGELVEQMTAEPVVVQVLEGDNAVAAYREVMGATNPEQAAEGTIRKQFALSIGENSVHGSDSQDNAKIEIAQFFTDDQIVG from the coding sequence ATGACCGAACGTACCTTCTCGATCATCAAGCCCGACGCCACGCGCCGCAACCTGACCGGCGCGATCAACGCCGTGATCGAAGGCGCCGGCCTGCGCATCGTGGCCCAGCGCCGCGTCAAGCTGACGACCGAGCAAGCCAAGAAATTTTACGAAGTGCACGCCGAACGTCCGTTCTACGGCGAGCTGGTCGAGCAGATGACGGCCGAGCCGGTCGTCGTTCAGGTGCTGGAAGGCGACAACGCCGTCGCCGCCTATCGCGAAGTCATGGGCGCCACCAACCCGGAACAGGCCGCCGAAGGCACCATCCGCAAGCAGTTCGCCCTGTCGATCGGTGAAAACTCGGTCCACGGTTCGGACAGCCAGGACAACGCCAAGATCGAGATCGCGCAGTTCTTCACCGACGACCAGATCGTCGGCTAA
- a CDS encoding YMGG-like glycine zipper-containing protein, translating to MKTMIKLAPVIGVVALLAACGQTMEQRAATGALGGAVAGQVIGGNTGSTVAGAAIGAVAGAATKPR from the coding sequence ATGAAGACCATGATCAAACTGGCCCCCGTCATCGGCGTCGTGGCCCTGCTGGCCGCCTGCGGCCAAACGATGGAACAACGCGCCGCCACCGGCGCCCTTGGCGGCGCCGTCGCCGGCCAGGTCATCGGCGGCAACACGGGTTCGACCGTGGCCGGCGCCGCAATCGGCGCCGTCGCCGGCGCGGCGACCAAGCCCCGCTAA
- a CDS encoding M13 family metallopeptidase, with protein MTRIRLMAACSACIVVALTGGAASAQDASAQNASDQHSHGMAGAAHSPFGAWGFDLAGRNTSVKPGDDFNEYANGTYLRTTEIPADKSRFGPFDVLYENAQSQLKSIIETSAANPANENARKVGALYASFMDEAKIEQLGATPLAADLAAVKAVTDHAGMARLMGESHSGFGGSLFGIDVFEDLKNPNLNSAYLGQGSLGLPDRDYYLKPDFAAQREAYLAYLTTTLTAIGWADPAKTAADILAFETKVADKQWTTVERRQIDKLYNPAKASDLATLAPGFDWAGFLAGAQVSDVDTLVLMENTAIPAIAQVFADTPIETLKAWQAFNVVDQASPYLSKAFVDARFDFRGKTLRGQPENRPRWNRGVALVDGQLGEVLAQEYVRLHFPASSKAQMEALVGNIRDAMTERLKTLDWMSEPTREQALYKMSKFGVKIGYPDKWRSYDGLELKADDLYGNVERSSAFEWAYKRGKIGKPVDPLEWGMTPQTVNAYYNPPRNEIVFPAAILQAPFFDPNADPAVNYGGIGAVIGHEITHGFDDQGRKSDGDGVLRDWWTPEDAARFEARAKVLGDIYDKLEPIPGVHVNGDLTMGENIADLGGLLLALDAYHKSLNGQPAPVIDGLTGDQRVFLGWAQVWREKSREAALKEQLTTDPHSPGSVRAATSPRNIDAWYAAFGVSPDQKEYIAPEARARIW; from the coding sequence ATGACTCGCATTCGTCTGATGGCCGCCTGTTCGGCCTGTATCGTCGTCGCTCTGACCGGCGGCGCGGCCTCGGCCCAGGACGCTTCGGCCCAGAACGCTTCGGACCAGCATTCGCACGGCATGGCCGGCGCGGCCCACAGCCCCTTCGGCGCCTGGGGCTTCGATCTGGCCGGTCGCAACACCTCGGTGAAGCCCGGCGACGACTTCAACGAATACGCCAACGGAACCTATCTGCGCACGACCGAGATTCCGGCCGACAAGTCGCGCTTCGGCCCGTTCGACGTCCTGTATGAGAACGCCCAGTCCCAGCTGAAGTCGATCATCGAGACCAGCGCCGCCAATCCCGCCAACGAGAACGCCCGCAAGGTCGGCGCCCTGTACGCCAGCTTCATGGACGAGGCGAAGATCGAGCAGCTGGGCGCAACGCCGCTGGCCGCCGACCTCGCCGCCGTCAAGGCGGTCACCGACCACGCCGGCATGGCGCGCCTGATGGGCGAGAGCCATTCGGGCTTCGGCGGCTCCCTGTTCGGCATCGACGTGTTCGAGGATCTGAAGAACCCCAATCTGAACTCGGCCTATCTGGGTCAGGGATCGCTGGGGCTGCCGGACCGCGACTACTATCTGAAGCCCGACTTCGCCGCCCAGCGCGAGGCCTATCTGGCCTATCTGACGACCACCCTGACCGCCATTGGCTGGGCCGATCCGGCCAAGACCGCCGCCGACATCCTGGCCTTCGAAACCAAGGTCGCCGACAAGCAGTGGACGACGGTCGAGCGTCGCCAGATCGACAAGCTGTACAACCCGGCCAAGGCATCGGACCTGGCGACCCTGGCTCCCGGCTTCGACTGGGCCGGCTTCCTGGCCGGCGCCCAGGTGTCGGACGTCGACACCCTGGTGCTGATGGAAAACACCGCCATCCCCGCCATCGCCCAGGTGTTCGCCGACACCCCGATCGAGACGCTGAAGGCCTGGCAGGCGTTCAATGTCGTCGACCAGGCCAGCCCCTATCTGTCCAAGGCCTTCGTCGACGCCCGTTTCGACTTCCGCGGCAAGACGCTGCGCGGCCAACCCGAGAACCGTCCCCGCTGGAACCGGGGCGTGGCCCTGGTCGACGGTCAGTTGGGCGAGGTCCTGGCTCAGGAATACGTCCGCCTGCACTTCCCCGCCTCGTCAAAGGCCCAGATGGAGGCCCTGGTCGGCAACATCCGCGACGCCATGACCGAGCGGCTGAAGACCCTGGACTGGATGAGCGAGCCGACGCGCGAACAGGCCCTGTACAAGATGTCCAAGTTCGGGGTGAAGATCGGCTATCCCGACAAGTGGCGCTCGTATGACGGGCTGGAGCTGAAGGCCGACGACCTGTACGGCAACGTCGAACGCTCCTCGGCCTTCGAATGGGCCTACAAGCGCGGCAAGATCGGCAAACCGGTCGATCCGCTGGAATGGGGCATGACACCCCAGACGGTGAACGCCTACTACAACCCGCCGCGCAACGAGATCGTCTTCCCGGCCGCCATCCTGCAGGCGCCCTTCTTCGATCCGAACGCGGACCCGGCCGTCAACTACGGCGGCATCGGCGCGGTCATCGGCCACGAGATCACCCACGGCTTCGACGATCAGGGCCGTAAGTCGGACGGCGACGGCGTGCTGCGCGACTGGTGGACGCCGGAAGACGCCGCCCGCTTCGAGGCGCGCGCCAAGGTGCTGGGCGACATCTACGACAAGCTGGAGCCGATCCCCGGCGTGCACGTCAACGGCGACCTGACGATGGGCGAGAACATCGCCGACCTGGGCGGCCTGCTGCTGGCGCTGGACGCCTATCACAAGTCTCTGAACGGCCAGCCGGCGCCGGTCATTGACGGGCTGACGGGCGATCAGCGCGTCTTCCTGGGCTGGGCGCAGGTCTGGCGCGAGAAGTCGCGCGAGGCGGCGCTGAAGGAGCAGCTGACTACCGACCCGCACTCGCCCGGTTCGGTGCGCGCCGCGACCTCGCCGCGCAACATCGACGCCTGGTACGCGGCCTTCGGCGTCTCCCCGGACCAGAAGGAATATATCGCGCCCGAGGCCCGCGCACGCATCTGGTAA
- the purN gene encoding phosphoribosylglycinamide formyltransferase produces the protein MSPQAAPPVRVAVLISGAGSNMAALIDAGQAPDSGYEVVLVLSNIEGAGGLAIAAAKGVATATVAHKPFGKDREAHERAVDAVLRDAGVEIVALAGYMRVLTPWLVGGWRERMLNIHPSLLPLYPGLDTHARAIAAGDAEAGCTVHLVTEGVDEGPILGQARVPIVEGDTAEALAERVKTAEHQLYPQVLSDFCRDLPRP, from the coding sequence ATGTCGCCCCAAGCCGCCCCGCCCGTCCGCGTCGCCGTCCTGATCTCGGGGGCGGGCTCCAACATGGCGGCGCTGATCGACGCCGGTCAGGCGCCGGACAGCGGCTATGAGGTCGTGCTGGTGCTGTCGAACATCGAGGGCGCGGGCGGTCTGGCGATTGCGGCGGCCAAGGGCGTGGCGACGGCGACCGTGGCGCACAAACCGTTCGGCAAGGATCGCGAGGCGCATGAGCGGGCGGTCGACGCCGTCCTGCGCGACGCCGGCGTGGAGATCGTTGCGCTGGCCGGCTATATGCGTGTTCTGACCCCCTGGCTGGTCGGCGGCTGGCGTGAGCGCATGCTGAACATCCACCCCAGCCTGCTTCCCCTTTATCCCGGCTTGGACACCCACGCCCGTGCGATCGCCGCCGGCGACGCCGAGGCCGGCTGCACGGTCCATCTGGTGACCGAGGGCGTGGATGAAGGCCCGATCTTGGGCCAGGCGCGCGTGCCGATCGTCGAGGGCGACACGGCCGAGGCCCTAGCCGAACGGGTCAAGACGGCGGAGCATCAGCTTTACCCGCAGGTGCTGTCTGACTTCTGCCGAGACCTGCCCCGCCCTTAG
- a CDS encoding S10 family peptidase: MNRLICFAAIAAMLGAPVAALAQESGTNSSSNNGGGAAMRSATDRFRNANAEAIEKDWARAPVEETEVATAHSVNAHGKTLRYKATAGTLTIRDDAGMPTASLFYTAYTLDGQPVGTRPVTYLYNGGPGSPTVWLHMGSFGPMRVQTDEPTVVRPAPFAFGPNDQTLLDQTDLVFIDMVGAGFSRPLGETPGSTFWGVDGDADAFARAIMRYTTKFSRWSSPKYIIGESYGTLRTGAVAFQLEDRGMSLNGVVLLSSIMNYGVRQPGYPQNFVTLLPTYAATAWYHRKLANPAATVEEQAQRARDFALGPYASALAKGHMISDAERADIVRQMSELTGLSTTFIDNANMRVDLGAFRKELLRDRRQTIGRLDTRYMGLDEDAAGGEPEDDPSSSAVTGAYFGIFRDYVANELNYKTDVEYRMSARGLPGFNWNWSHRPPVGGPQTTPNTAIDLATAMRRNPYLKVMSLNGYYDAATPFFSTEFDLAQMMLEPSLRPNLEFTYYEGGHMMYLSHDALVKLHADLSRFYSETANGGAR, encoded by the coding sequence ATGAACAGACTGATCTGCTTCGCGGCCATCGCGGCGATGCTGGGCGCGCCCGTGGCGGCGCTGGCCCAGGAAAGCGGGACTAACAGCAGCAGCAACAATGGCGGGGGCGCCGCGATGCGATCCGCAACCGACCGGTTCCGCAACGCCAACGCCGAGGCGATCGAAAAGGATTGGGCGCGCGCACCGGTCGAGGAGACCGAGGTCGCGACGGCCCATTCGGTCAACGCCCACGGCAAGACTCTGCGCTACAAGGCGACGGCGGGCACGCTGACGATCCGCGACGATGCGGGTATGCCGACCGCGAGCTTGTTCTACACCGCCTATACGCTGGACGGTCAGCCCGTCGGAACGCGGCCGGTGACCTATCTCTACAACGGCGGACCAGGCTCGCCGACCGTGTGGCTGCATATGGGCTCGTTTGGGCCGATGCGGGTCCAGACCGATGAGCCGACCGTGGTGCGGCCGGCGCCCTTCGCCTTCGGCCCGAACGACCAGACTCTGCTGGATCAGACGGACCTGGTTTTCATCGACATGGTAGGCGCGGGCTTCTCGCGTCCGTTGGGCGAAACGCCGGGTTCGACCTTCTGGGGCGTGGACGGAGACGCCGACGCCTTCGCCCGCGCCATAATGCGCTACACGACCAAGTTCAGCCGCTGGTCCAGCCCGAAATACATCATTGGCGAATCCTACGGCACGCTGCGCACCGGTGCGGTGGCGTTCCAGCTTGAAGATCGCGGGATGTCGCTGAACGGCGTGGTGCTGCTGTCGTCGATCATGAACTATGGCGTGCGTCAGCCAGGCTATCCGCAGAACTTCGTCACCCTGTTGCCGACCTATGCGGCGACGGCTTGGTATCATCGCAAGCTGGCGAACCCGGCCGCGACGGTCGAGGAACAGGCTCAGCGCGCGCGTGACTTCGCATTGGGGCCGTATGCCTCTGCTCTGGCCAAGGGGCACATGATCTCTGACGCCGAGCGCGCGGACATCGTGCGTCAGATGAGCGAACTGACCGGCCTGTCGACCACCTTCATCGACAACGCGAATATGCGCGTGGACCTCGGCGCCTTCCGCAAGGAACTGCTGCGCGACCGGCGCCAGACGATCGGGCGGCTGGACACCCGCTACATGGGTCTGGACGAGGATGCGGCGGGCGGCGAGCCGGAGGATGATCCGTCCAGCTCGGCCGTGACGGGGGCCTATTTCGGCATCTTCCGCGACTATGTGGCAAACGAACTGAACTACAAGACCGACGTCGAATACCGGATGTCGGCGCGGGGCCTGCCGGGCTTCAACTGGAACTGGAGCCACCGTCCGCCGGTCGGAGGGCCGCAAACCACGCCGAATACGGCCATCGATCTGGCCACGGCGATGCGGCGCAATCCGTATCTGAAGGTCATGTCGCTGAACGGCTATTACGACGCCGCCACGCCCTTCTTCTCGACCGAGTTCGACCTGGCCCAGATGATGCTGGAGCCCAGCCTGCGGCCGAACCTGGAGTTCACCTACTATGAGGGCGGGCACATGATGTACCTGAGCCACGACGCCCTGGTGAAGCTGCACGCCGATCTGTCCCGCTTCTACAGCGAGACGGCGAACGGCGGGGCGCGATAG